A genomic stretch from Anser cygnoides isolate HZ-2024a breed goose chromosome 30, Taihu_goose_T2T_genome, whole genome shotgun sequence includes:
- the LOC136787768 gene encoding olfactory receptor 14C36-like: protein MPNSSSVSEFLLLAFADTRELQLLHFGLFLGIYLAALLGNGLILTAVACDHRLHTPMYFFLLNLALLDMGCISTTLPKAMANALWDTRAISYLGCAAQLFFVAFLVGAEYSLLTVMSYDRYVAICKPLHYGSLVGSRACAQMAAAAWGSGFLNAVLHTATTFSLPLCQGNAVDQFFCEIPQILKLSCSGSDYLKEVRLLVVSACLAFGCFVFIVVSYVLIFRVVLKIPSEQGRHKAFSTCLPHLAVVSLFVFTAVFAHLKPPSISSPSLDFVVSFLYSVVPPAVNPLIYSMRNQELKDAVRKLYGYMLLRNQ from the coding sequence atgcccaacagcagctctgtgagcgagttcctcctgctggcattcgcagacacgcgggagctgcagctcctgcacttcgggctcttcctgggcatctacctggctgccctcctgggcaacggcctcatcctcaccgccgtagcctgcgaccaccgcctccacacccccatgtacttcttcctcctcaacctcgccctccttgacatgggctgcatctccaccactctccccaaagccatggccaatgccctctgggacaccagggccatctcctatctAGGATGTGCTGCCCAACTCTTTTTCGTTGCTTTCTTGGTTGGAGCAGAGTATTCgcttctcactgtcatgtcctacgaccgctacgttgccatctgcaagcccctgcactacgggagcctcgtgggcagcagagcttgtgcccagatggcagcagctgcctggggcagtggctttctcaatgctgtcctgcacacggccactacattttccctgcccctctgccaaggcaatgctgtggaccagttcttctgtgaaatcccccagatcctcaagctctcctgctcaggttCAGACTACCTAAAGGAAGTTAGACTTCTTGTGGTTAGTGCatgtttagcatttggctgttttgtcttcattgtggtgtcctatgtgctgATCTTCAGGGTGGTGCTgaagatcccctctgagcagggccggcacaaggccttttccacgtgcctccctcacctggccgtggtctccctgtttgtcttCACTGCCGTGTTTGcccacctgaagcccccctccatctcctccccatccttggACTTCGttgtgtcatttctgtactccgtggtgcctccagcagtgaaccccctcatctacagcatgaggaaccaggagctcaaggatgcaGTAAGGAAACTCTATGGATACATGCTTCTTCGGAATCAATAA